CCCAAACTCCGACCAATCATCTCCTCAGTATTAAAGGTAATGTCTCCAGTCAATTTTTGACAGCATTACTGATGGCTTTACCCTTAACCGGACAAGCTTATACCATCAAAGTAGTAGGTGAATTAATTTCAAAACCCTATATCGCTATCACTCTTAAATTGTTGCAACAATTCGGAGTACAAATAACCCATAAAAATTTTCAGATATTTCAGCTACCGGCAGGTCAACATTACCATGCTCAAGAAGAATTATTTGTTGAAGGTGATGCATCAAGTGCTTCCTATTTCCTCGCAGCCGGACTTTTATCTGGCCAACCCATACGCGTAAATGGCATAGATGCCAATAGTATTCAAGGAGATATAGCTTTTGTACATGAACTTGAAAAAATCGGAGCACGTGTTAGCTGGGGAAACCAATTTATAGAAATATCCCGTTCACCTGAGCAAGAAATCTTACCATTTGACATTGATGCCAATCATATTCCAGATGCAGCCATGACTTTGGCCATCATTGCACTGGCCTGTAAAAATACCTGTCGCATTCGAAATATTGCCAGTTGGCGTGTTAAAGAAACTGATCGCATTTCAGCCATGGCAACAGAATTGCGCAAACTTGGCGCTAAAATAATCGAAACTGAAGACAGTATCAGCATTACACCACCAACTACATTACAATCCGATATACATATCAGTACCTATGATGATCATCGCATGGCAATGTGCTTTTCATTAGTCAGTCTTTTGGGAACGTCGGTCTATATCGATGATCCTCAGTGCGTTAATAAAACCTTTCCCAATTATTTCAAAATTTTTGCCAGCATGTGCACACCTGTTTAAAATCTAAATTTTATCTTGTCTGTTTCGATTAACTTTGGCATTAAGCCAATATTGCTATAATTTAATTTTTTATTCAGCCATGCTACAAACAGACCAACTTTCCGGTGCAAAACCACAGCGGGTTATCAGCCCGCAAACTGTCTCCGCTCAGGAAGAGCAGCTGGAGCGTGCATTACGGCCGCGCGCATTAACAGACTATATCGGCCAGCACAAAGCTAAAGAACAGCTTTCTATTTTTATACAGGCAGCCAAAATACGAAAAGAGGCACTGGATCACACCCTTTTATTTGGCCCACCTGGTTTGGGCAAGACTACTCTTGCTCATATCATTGCCCATGAGCTTGGCGTAAGTTTGCGCCAGACATCAGGCCCTGTGCTGGAACGCGCAGGCGATCTCGCTGCCATTCTGACTAATCTCGAGCCACACGATGTTCTTTTTATAGATGAAATTCATCGCTTAAATCCTGTAGTAGAAGAAATACTGTATCCCGCACTGGAAGACTACCAATTAGACATCATGATTGGTGAAGGGCCGGCAGCACGTTCGGTGAAAATAGACTTGCCTCCTTTCACACTGGTAGGCGCCACCACGCGCGCAGGGATGCTTACAAATCCATTGCGCGATCGTTTCGGTATCGTTTCTCGTCTAGAGTTTTACAATAATAATGACTTAACAACAATTGTGACCCGTTCTGCACAGCTATTACAACTTCATATCGACAATACAGGTGCAGCTGAAATTGCCAGACGCAGCCGTGGCACACCTCGCATTGCTAATCGCCTGTTGCGCCGCGTACGCGATTATGCCGAAGTAAAACATGAAGGAAAAATCAATGCAGAAATTGCAGATGCTGCGTTAAAAATGCTGGATATCGATCAATCTGGTCTTGATGTAATGGATTGCAAATATCTTGAAGCGATTCTCTATAAATTTTCTGGTGGACCAGTAGGTCTTGACAATATTGCAGCAGCAATCGGCGAATCAACCGATACCATAGAGGATGTAATAGAGCCCTATTTAATTCAGCAGGGTTTTTTACAACGTACACCTCGCGGACGCATGGCAACAGAACTTAGCTACAGCCATTTTGGCCTACCAGCTCCAACCAATAAAACCTGATTCCCAAAATACATTGCACGAATCAGCCATACCAGCATCAGACCTAACTCAGATTAACTGAGCACAATTATTCAGGAAAATACTCATGACTTCAAATCAGATAGATGCAAGCATATTCAAAGCCTATGATATCCGCGGTGTAGTTGATGTGTCTTTAAACAAAGATACAGCTGAACTGATTGGCCGCGCCATAGCCACAGTAGCACTAAGCAAAGGCATCAGCCAGATTGCTCTTGGCCGTGACGGCCGGCTTTCAGGTCCAATACTGGCAGCTAGCTTGATTCAAGGCATCACTGCCTGTGGTATCAACGTAATTGATGTAGGAATGGTAGCTACACCCATGCTGTATTTTGCCGCAGTAGAGCATTGTCATGGCAGCGGCATCATGATCACCGGAAGTCATAATCCACCAGATTATAATGGTTTTAAAATGATGCTAGCTGGCACCACGCTTGCCGGCGACGATATACAAACATTACGCACAATAATTGAGTCCGAACAACTTGCTGCCAATGCAGAACATAGTGGCAATGTGGTTCCTTTGCCTATAGCAAGAGAATACATTACTTACATAAGCAATCAGGTACAGCTTAAGCGCCCAATGAAAATCGTAATTGATGCGGGAAACGGCGTAGCCGGAGCCTATGCAGGTGACTTGTATCGTGCGCTTGGTTGTGAGGTGAAAGAATTATTCTGCGAAGTAGATGGCCATTTTCCTAATCATCATCCTGATCCTGCCAAGCCAGCTAACCTGCAGGATTTAATTCAAGCATTACACAGCAGCGACGCTGAAATAGGACTGGCTTTTGACGGTGATGGTGATCGTTTAGGTGTAGTCACCAAAGATGGCCAAATCATCTATCCAGACCGGCAGCTAATGTTGTTTGCTGCTGATGTACTAACTCGAAACCCTAAAGCGAAAATTATCTATGATGTAAAATCAACCCGATTATTAAAACCGTGGATTGAACAACATGGTGGTGAAGCCATCATGAGTAAAACCGGACATAGCTTTATTAAAGCCGCTATCAAAGAACACGGTGCATTGCTTGCTGGTGAAATGAGTGGCCATGTATTTTTTAAAGAACGCTGGTTAGGATTTGATGATGGCTTATACGCCGGTGCTCGGTTACTGGAAATATTATCCGCTACAGAAGATCCATCCGCGGTTTTAAATGCCTTACCTGAAGGTATATCTACGCCTGAAATTAACATTGCCGTACCTGCCGGTCAATCAGGACACGAAATCATATCCAATCTGGCTAAAACAGCTGAGTTCAGCGGAGAAGTAAAACGCATTACCATTGATGGATTAAGAATAGAGTTTAAAAACGGCTTCGGACTAATGCGCGCATCTAATACCACACCTGTTTTAGTCCTGCGTTTTGAGGCGGATGATCAGCAAGCTCTGGACAGCATTATTGCTCAATTCAAAGCTGTAATAGCACAAAATCCTGATTTAGAATGGGTATAAACAAGTTAAAATTCCTATATATATATATAGATTGCCCGATTTTAAAAACACAGACGGCTACCATTTTGGTAGCCGTTTTGGGAATAGATAAAATATCTACAACACAGCAGAATCAATTAACCTTTTGCCTTACTGCCGGTTTCACGAACGAATATCGTCATAATAAAAGCTAGAATTAATCCGACTACAAACACGATATCAGCATTCTGGAAAACTTTCAGATTCAACTGACCTTCAGCCCCAGCCAAATGATCAATCAATATGCTGAAAAGATTTGTCATAATCGCACTAATAACAAATACGAAAAAGTTAATCACACCTGTAGCCGTACCCTTCACTTCATCTGGATTAACTTCTTTAATCATAGTATAAGGGATCATAGCAGCGCCTGAAGCAACCCCAAATAGAAAACCCATAATATAAGGGGGCATCGCATTAGGCAAATACACAATCAGACCACCGGTAATGCCCATAGCAATTATACTACCCATTACAACAGGTTTACGGCGTCCGATTACATCTGATAAATAGCCCAGAACTGGACAACCAACCACCCAGCCTAAAGGTACCATAGCCAAACGCAACGCCACATCACTACTGGCGCTCAGACCCTCTTGTAAAAACTGATTACCCCAGGCAATATTTCCCACATTAGTAGGCAAGAACATCATAGCCCCAATAAAGGCACAGATATACGATTGAGGGTTTTTCAGCACTACCAAATAAGGATGGCTGAGCCCAGTCCAGTCAATTTTTCCTTCCCGTGTACGTGGAGTAATGAACACTGAAGCAAAGAATATTACTGCCAGCACACCAGCGGCCACCATCCAGAACATCTGCCAGGTCAAAATCTGATTTTTTATAATTGGAGAGACTACAGCCTGCCCCATAAAACCGCCCAGCATACCAAAGCATTGTGTCATACCAACGGCAGTAGCCAGCCATTTTTTGGGAAAACCGCGTGTAGCTAAAAATACTGCACTGGTAAAAGCTAGCCCAGAACCCGCACCTTGAAGGAAACGTCCACTCTGAGCAGTAATTACTGTACCCGAGCAAAACAGCACACATCCAATAGCAACTAAAATAATACCCAATGAAGCTGTAAAACGTGGCCCAATTCGATCCAACAATACACCGGATACCAGCGCAAAAAAAGCATAAGAATAGAAATACAGGCCAATAATACCGGCCATTTCAACTTTACTTATTTTCAAAGTGGCAATTATTTCTGTCTGCATAATACTGGGTGCAGAACGCAATGCATATTGGACAAAATAGAAAATGGCACAGATTAACCAAGCTATCACAAATGTTTTATTTAATAGATTGGATTCTTTACCACTGGGAGGAGACACTGAGGCTCTTGATTCTTGATTCATAGCGCTCTCGCTTTCGTTTAATTACGAATGAAATATCACAAAATCATTCTAACAAAAGCCAGCATGCTTGAACAATAAAGTTAACTCATGCGCCAAAAAAGAAAGAAAACGCTAAAATTACATTTATTTAAACAATAAAATTGAATATTAATTCAAATTAAACATTATCAGTAAAATAAAATGCCAATAAAATGATATTCCAAAAATATATTCGAATATATTTAACATATATAATCATATTTAACTAAAATGCATTAATATGTTTACAATGTTTTTACACTTAATAGACAACTAAGATAGTATAATTTTTATTATAATTTTCGTTATTTTAAGGATATTAAAAATAAATAATCAAAGTTTTATAAATTTCTTAAATTTAATTGCTATCAAGTCAAATTATACAAAAAAACTATTTGATTAAAGCGAATATCAAATTATTTATTATCTACAGTATAAATAAATGACAAAAATTTAAAAATTGATTTCAATCTATTCTTGGTTCTATTAAGGCTAATCAATTTTTAGTTTGAAATATATCAATAAATATCGCCGGCTAATCAAAGTCGAAGAAATTTATGTCCTTGAATAATGCAGTTCTTATAAGTCAAATAAACAAACTTAAACCATTATTATTATTCAAGGACATAAATAAACAGCAGAAATTAACAACTACAGAGAAGCATTAATAAAAGCTTCTAATTGCCCTTTATTCAAGGCACCAACTTTAGTTGCAACACTGGAACCATTTTTAAAAATCATAAGGGTTGGAATACCACGAACTCCAAATTTTGCTGGCGTTTCCTGATTTTCATCTACATTTAGCTTTACAATTTTCAACTTCCCCTGATATTCGGCAGCCAAATCGTCCAATATCGGGGCAATCATTTTACATGGACCGCACCATGGTGCCCAAAAATCCAACAATACTGGGACATCTGACTGTAAAACTTCATTTGCAAAATTTCCATCGCCTATATGAACAATTAAATCACTACTCATTATGGTTTCCTTTATTATCACATTGTCTATATACCATATAGCCAATCGTCTATCATTGCAATAGATGAATTATACCCAAGGATGAATACAACTCTACACACGCATTAGTTCTCAAATATACTTCTGAAAATTATACTATTATTGTATTACATAGTAATCATTTTCAGAGCATTGGCTAGATCAGCCTTTAAATCCACCGCATGTTCTAGTCCAATCGATAAACGAATCAATCCAGGCTGAATAGCTGCATCTAGTTTAGCTTCAGGAGTCATGCGACCATGCGTAGTCGTCCATGGATGCGTCACAGTAGATTTTACATCTCCGAGATTACCCGTTTTACTAAACAACGTTAAAGCATCAATCACCTGCCATGCTGCCTGCTCTCCACCTTTTACTTCAAAAGCTACCACTATACCGCCACCCTGCTGCTGCTTGCGCACCAAAGCTTTTTGAGGATGATTTGCCAGCCCAGTGTAATGAACAGCCACTACTTGTGGTTGCGTAGACAGGAACTGAGCCACTTCTAATGCATTAGCACATTGTTTTTCCATGCGGACATATAATGTTTCCAATCCACTTAGCAACACCCACGCATTAAAAGGTGACAGCACCTCCCCAGTAGTACGTACGTGCTGAAAAATTTCATTAATCAAGGCTTCACTGCCACAAATTACGCCACCCATCACTCGCCCGTGGCCATCAATTGCTTTAGTAGCAGATTGTACGGAAATATCAGCGCCCAGAGCCAAAGGTTGCTGTAATGCGGGAGAAAGAAAACTGTTATCCACCACCAGCAAAGCCTGATTAGTGTGCGCAATTTCTGCTAGTTTTCCAATATCAGCCAATTCATTTAGCGGATTAGATGGTGTTTCCACAAACAGCATACGCGTATTAGGACGCATAGCTGCCTGCCATTCATCAGTATCAGTTTGGCTAACCAATGTTACTTCAATGCCAAAACGAGGCAGAATATTATTCAGTAAACCTATTGTGGTACCAAACAAACTTTTACTAGCAACCAGATGATCACCGGCTTTCAACAAGGCCAAAAAAACGGCGTTAATAGCAGCCATTCCTGTAGAAGCTGCCAAACCAGCTTCAGCCTGCTCCAGCTGAGCTACTCGTGCCTGAAAAGCGGCAACATTTGGATTATTGGTACGAGTAT
This portion of the Snodgrassella alvi genome encodes:
- the ruvB gene encoding Holliday junction branch migration DNA helicase RuvB; translation: MLQTDQLSGAKPQRVISPQTVSAQEEQLERALRPRALTDYIGQHKAKEQLSIFIQAAKIRKEALDHTLLFGPPGLGKTTLAHIIAHELGVSLRQTSGPVLERAGDLAAILTNLEPHDVLFIDEIHRLNPVVEEILYPALEDYQLDIMIGEGPAARSVKIDLPPFTLVGATTRAGMLTNPLRDRFGIVSRLEFYNNNDLTTIVTRSAQLLQLHIDNTGAAEIARRSRGTPRIANRLLRRVRDYAEVKHEGKINAEIADAALKMLDIDQSGLDVMDCKYLEAILYKFSGGPVGLDNIAAAIGESTDTIEDVIEPYLIQQGFLQRTPRGRMATELSYSHFGLPAPTNKT
- a CDS encoding phosphomannomutase/phosphoglucomutase, translated to MTSNQIDASIFKAYDIRGVVDVSLNKDTAELIGRAIATVALSKGISQIALGRDGRLSGPILAASLIQGITACGINVIDVGMVATPMLYFAAVEHCHGSGIMITGSHNPPDYNGFKMMLAGTTLAGDDIQTLRTIIESEQLAANAEHSGNVVPLPIAREYITYISNQVQLKRPMKIVIDAGNGVAGAYAGDLYRALGCEVKELFCEVDGHFPNHHPDPAKPANLQDLIQALHSSDAEIGLAFDGDGDRLGVVTKDGQIIYPDRQLMLFAADVLTRNPKAKIIYDVKSTRLLKPWIEQHGGEAIMSKTGHSFIKAAIKEHGALLAGEMSGHVFFKERWLGFDDGLYAGARLLEILSATEDPSAVLNALPEGISTPEINIAVPAGQSGHEIISNLAKTAEFSGEVKRITIDGLRIEFKNGFGLMRASNTTPVLVLRFEADDQQALDSIIAQFKAVIAQNPDLEWV
- the trxA gene encoding thioredoxin TrxA codes for the protein MSSDLIVHIGDGNFANEVLQSDVPVLLDFWAPWCGPCKMIAPILDDLAAEYQGKLKIVKLNVDENQETPAKFGVRGIPTLMIFKNGSSVATKVGALNKGQLEAFINASL
- a CDS encoding O-succinylhomoserine sulfhydrylase, with product MSTLHLHPETIAIRGAKEQTTYNEHNSALFLTSSFMFDSAEAGAALFAGSVPGYTYTRTNNPNVAAFQARVAQLEQAEAGLAASTGMAAINAVFLALLKAGDHLVASKSLFGTTIGLLNNILPRFGIEVTLVSQTDTDEWQAAMRPNTRMLFVETPSNPLNELADIGKLAEIAHTNQALLVVDNSFLSPALQQPLALGADISVQSATKAIDGHGRVMGGVICGSEALINEIFQHVRTTGEVLSPFNAWVLLSGLETLYVRMEKQCANALEVAQFLSTQPQVVAVHYTGLANHPQKALVRKQQQGGGIVVAFEVKGGEQAAWQVIDALTLFSKTGNLGDVKSTVTHPWTTTHGRMTPEAKLDAAIQPGLIRLSIGLEHAVDLKADLANALKMITM
- the aroA gene encoding 3-phosphoshikimate 1-carboxyvinyltransferase produces the protein MNTLHLTSSTCHASTINLPGSKSISNRTLLLAALADNTSEIYDVLDSDDTLHMLNALKILGVKIEQLPTAEKESGLNLRIYGCNGKFSQQQAELFLGNAGTAFRPLTAVLAILGGEYYLHGVARMHERPIGDLVDALKTAGAIIEYKGKTGYPPLQIYPAQTPTNHLLSIKGNVSSQFLTALLMALPLTGQAYTIKVVGELISKPYIAITLKLLQQFGVQITHKNFQIFQLPAGQHYHAQEELFVEGDASSASYFLAAGLLSGQPIRVNGIDANSIQGDIAFVHELEKIGARVSWGNQFIEISRSPEQEILPFDIDANHIPDAAMTLAIIALACKNTCRIRNIASWRVKETDRISAMATELRKLGAKIIETEDSISITPPTTLQSDIHISTYDDHRMAMCFSLVSLLGTSVYIDDPQCVNKTFPNYFKIFASMCTPV
- a CDS encoding MFS transporter yields the protein MSPPSGKESNLLNKTFVIAWLICAIFYFVQYALRSAPSIMQTEIIATLKISKVEMAGIIGLYFYSYAFFALVSGVLLDRIGPRFTASLGIILVAIGCVLFCSGTVITAQSGRFLQGAGSGLAFTSAVFLATRGFPKKWLATAVGMTQCFGMLGGFMGQAVVSPIIKNQILTWQMFWMVAAGVLAVIFFASVFITPRTREGKIDWTGLSHPYLVVLKNPQSYICAFIGAMMFLPTNVGNIAWGNQFLQEGLSASSDVALRLAMVPLGWVVGCPVLGYLSDVIGRRKPVVMGSIIAMGITGGLIVYLPNAMPPYIMGFLFGVASGAAMIPYTMIKEVNPDEVKGTATGVINFFVFVISAIMTNLFSILIDHLAGAEGQLNLKVFQNADIVFVVGLILAFIMTIFVRETGSKAKG